One stretch of Chryseobacterium fluminis DNA includes these proteins:
- a CDS encoding choice-of-anchor L domain-containing protein, whose product MKVYTLWLFILLASSHFFHSQDIKPRDPQKKKLSSLSLKAGAFIDVNDAGYNESGFDITQLVRDVLLSPSVNNSCGTPNVFNVQISPNTAVADSTRAWGYFHRAATAFPFKDGIVLSTGYVKKAGNSAINNHLHDDIGSGSDPDLFTATNPQRGLINAVVLEFDFIPYSTQVKFNYLLASEEYVGDYPCSYSDAFALLIKPAAGGPYVNVAVLPGGAGPVSVTNIHPEITAVTISQGACSAINQQYFAGYNTANIETNFNGRTVPLTAIASVVPGQVYHFKMALADSGDTSYDTAVFLDGRSFDIGAQILDQFGNVLPPDLNICDQSSQVLQASVNDPNFAYQWYHNNAPIPNATTNTITATDPGTYTIEVTVPGNPCKGKATVQIHGGITPVAHDTTLLLCTTPDRTTFDLSTITSAISQTPGAIFRFYENQADAIAQNNNNIQNILDYNGNDGQILYVVVSNGFCYKTVQLTLQKEATPTARIKASKIKICPGESVTFTAEGGYSYLWNNFTGTGNIQTVTLYQTTTFTVYALGPKGCKSVNPATIRIEVVPAISSPLKDIEMCIGDKVTLDAGEGEGFKFLWSTGATTQKIETDQWGIYSVEIDNGVCKKVFQAKVMGAVIPFITALDYDGMKKTITVTAQNPVMNMISATLEYSIDQGISWQTSNIFTNLSDNTNYVVSVRRAGTHCMGSLDFFTLQINNVITPNSDGINDVLNLSSLVNFTDFTGSVYDRYGTEMFRFSKERPVWDGTISGRKLPTATYWYQFSFKYPKSKTKIKRSGWILLKNR is encoded by the coding sequence ATGAAGGTTTATACCCTTTGGCTATTTATTCTTTTAGCATCATCACATTTTTTTCATTCCCAGGATATCAAGCCCAGAGATCCGCAAAAGAAAAAACTTTCTTCCCTATCTCTGAAAGCAGGAGCCTTTATTGATGTAAACGATGCCGGCTATAACGAATCCGGCTTTGATATTACCCAGCTGGTGAGAGATGTTTTGCTGTCCCCTTCCGTAAATAATTCCTGCGGCACCCCCAATGTTTTTAATGTGCAGATAAGCCCTAATACTGCAGTAGCAGATTCTACCAGAGCATGGGGATATTTTCACCGAGCTGCTACCGCCTTCCCTTTTAAAGATGGGATTGTATTATCTACAGGATACGTAAAAAAGGCGGGAAATTCTGCTATAAATAATCATCTACATGATGATATTGGATCCGGGAGTGATCCTGATCTTTTCACAGCAACCAACCCTCAAAGGGGGCTAATAAATGCCGTTGTTTTGGAATTTGACTTTATACCCTATTCAACTCAGGTTAAATTTAACTATTTATTAGCTTCTGAAGAATATGTTGGCGATTATCCCTGCAGTTATTCGGATGCCTTTGCTTTGCTTATAAAGCCTGCTGCAGGAGGTCCTTATGTAAATGTTGCTGTCCTTCCGGGAGGAGCCGGGCCGGTAAGTGTAACCAATATTCACCCTGAAATAACTGCAGTAACTATAAGTCAGGGAGCGTGCTCAGCTATCAACCAACAGTATTTTGCAGGATATAATACGGCTAATATTGAAACGAATTTTAACGGCCGGACGGTTCCTCTCACCGCAATAGCCAGCGTAGTGCCCGGACAGGTCTATCATTTTAAAATGGCATTGGCAGATTCTGGAGACACATCATATGATACTGCCGTATTTTTAGACGGAAGATCCTTTGATATTGGTGCTCAGATATTGGATCAGTTTGGAAATGTTCTGCCCCCGGATCTTAATATATGTGACCAGAGTTCTCAGGTGCTGCAGGCATCAGTAAATGATCCTAATTTTGCTTACCAATGGTATCATAACAATGCTCCTATTCCCAATGCAACCACCAATACTATTACGGCAACAGATCCGGGTACTTATACTATTGAAGTAACGGTTCCGGGAAACCCGTGTAAAGGGAAAGCTACAGTACAGATTCATGGAGGAATAACTCCGGTCGCTCATGATACCACATTACTGCTCTGTACTACACCGGATCGTACCACTTTCGATTTGAGTACCATTACGTCTGCCATAAGCCAGACGCCCGGAGCAATCTTTAGATTCTACGAAAATCAGGCTGATGCCATAGCACAGAATAACAATAACATCCAGAATATTCTGGACTATAACGGCAACGACGGGCAAATACTCTACGTGGTCGTCTCAAATGGGTTCTGTTATAAGACCGTTCAGCTTACATTACAGAAAGAAGCAACTCCTACTGCCAGAATAAAAGCATCAAAAATAAAAATATGTCCGGGAGAATCGGTGACGTTTACCGCTGAAGGTGGGTATTCATACCTGTGGAACAATTTTACGGGAACAGGAAACATACAGACGGTCACTTTGTACCAGACCACAACTTTTACAGTATATGCGCTTGGACCAAAAGGATGTAAGTCCGTGAACCCTGCAACCATACGGATTGAAGTTGTACCCGCCATCTCCTCCCCGCTAAAAGATATTGAAATGTGTATCGGAGATAAAGTAACGCTTGATGCCGGCGAAGGAGAAGGCTTTAAATTCCTCTGGAGCACAGGAGCAACCACACAAAAAATTGAGACAGACCAGTGGGGAATCTATTCCGTAGAAATCGATAACGGTGTCTGTAAAAAAGTATTCCAGGCGAAAGTAATGGGAGCGGTCATCCCCTTTATAACTGCTCTGGACTATGACGGTATGAAAAAGACGATAACGGTTACTGCACAAAATCCGGTCATGAATATGATCTCCGCAACTTTAGAATATTCCATTGATCAGGGAATCAGCTGGCAGACTTCCAATATATTTACAAATCTTTCAGATAACACCAATTACGTCGTATCGGTAAGAAGAGCAGGAACACACTGCATGGGATCACTTGATTTCTTCACCCTGCAGATCAACAATGTTATTACTCCTAATAGTGATGGCATCAACGATGTCCTGAATCTTTCATCGCTTGTAAACTTTACAGACTTTACAGGTTCTGTTTACGACAGATATGGTACGGAAATGTTCAGGTTTTCAAAGGAACGCCCTGTCTGGGACGGAACTATAAGCGGCAGAAAACTTCCCAC
- a CDS encoding choice-of-anchor L domain-containing protein: MKSTKMINAGNKSCHRRTIVKPNFSFLIVLLISVYSFPQNKQQIPRRILPKENATAESMKAGAFIDVNVSSYAPSSYAPPQLVNDILIKGGTHCSAPNVTNVKVSPGHTATDDNRFWGYFHKAATNFPFRDGLVLTTGFARQAGNSVISSPLEAKISLQGDADLAAATNTNIAEHYDAVALEFDFVPYSNKIKFNYLFASEEYTGIYPCSYSDAFAILIKPVAGGPYVNVAVLPGGAGPISVTNIHPANFACAASNESYFAGYNTANVETNFKGRTIPLTALADVTPGVAYHFKMVLCDYKDQKLDTAVFLEGGSFDIGVKIVDGANMILPDTIYLCDHQPQILKASVAPTSGMTFQWFKDGIPVSGATNIAYTATVPGIYEVKVSVPGNQCPGSAKITIIGGLSPTVQNAVLKMCTTTDAATFNLNTAISMISTTVGAVFRFYENQADAVAQNNNHITNLTNYNGTDGQILYVLVSNGAFCSKIATLTLKKEETPTALLTASRLKICAGESVLVTASGGATYLWSDSTGTTSGIRTVNPTQTTTYSVHAIGAQGCKSPVPARLTIEVVPAIVSTLKGGPICDRDMITLDAGSGPEYTYQWSSGETTQTITTAIPGEYSVKISNGVCSEEFKAQVIRATIPEIKKADYNENGTMMLKADNPSNSTLEYSIDNGMTWQSSNIFHNVPRNKIIPIRIRVKNTSCVSFLEYFTFIMQNVITPNGDHLNDIIDFRGLNKYENFSASIFDRYGKEVYKAEKTKPYWDGYFQGKRLPTASYWYQVAFESPVGKEKIVKTGWILLKNFE, encoded by the coding sequence ATGAAATCCACAAAAATGATAAACGCCGGAAACAAATCCTGTCATCGCCGTACAATTGTAAAACCCAATTTTTCATTTTTAATAGTGCTGTTAATATCTGTATATTCTTTTCCTCAGAATAAACAGCAGATACCCCGGCGCATACTGCCGAAGGAGAATGCTACAGCTGAGAGTATGAAAGCCGGAGCATTTATTGATGTAAACGTAAGTTCTTATGCTCCCTCTTCGTATGCTCCTCCTCAACTTGTCAACGATATTCTGATTAAAGGGGGAACGCATTGTTCAGCTCCTAACGTAACGAATGTAAAAGTGAGCCCCGGCCATACTGCGACCGATGACAACAGGTTTTGGGGTTACTTTCATAAAGCAGCTACCAATTTCCCATTCCGGGATGGCCTGGTCCTGACTACGGGGTTTGCCAGACAGGCTGGAAATTCCGTTATATCTTCGCCCCTGGAAGCAAAGATCTCTTTGCAGGGGGATGCAGATCTGGCAGCTGCCACCAATACAAATATTGCCGAACACTATGATGCCGTAGCCCTTGAATTCGACTTCGTTCCTTATTCTAACAAAATAAAATTCAATTACTTATTTGCCTCTGAAGAATATACAGGCATTTACCCCTGTAGCTATTCCGACGCTTTTGCCATACTTATAAAACCGGTCGCGGGCGGGCCTTATGTAAATGTTGCGGTACTTCCGGGGGGAGCCGGCCCTATCAGTGTAACCAATATTCATCCTGCAAACTTTGCCTGTGCTGCTTCTAACGAATCCTATTTTGCGGGGTATAACACTGCTAATGTAGAAACAAACTTTAAAGGCCGAACGATCCCTTTAACGGCATTAGCGGATGTAACTCCCGGTGTTGCTTATCATTTTAAAATGGTTTTATGCGATTATAAGGATCAAAAGCTAGACACTGCTGTTTTCTTAGAAGGAGGATCTTTTGATATAGGGGTTAAAATTGTAGATGGGGCAAATATGATCCTACCCGACACTATTTACTTGTGTGACCATCAGCCACAAATATTAAAAGCATCGGTCGCCCCAACGTCCGGAATGACATTTCAGTGGTTTAAAGACGGAATCCCTGTTTCCGGTGCTACCAATATAGCTTATACTGCAACAGTACCCGGAATATATGAGGTTAAAGTGTCTGTCCCGGGAAATCAATGCCCGGGATCAGCTAAGATCACTATAATAGGAGGTTTATCCCCTACTGTACAGAATGCTGTACTCAAGATGTGTACCACTACAGATGCTGCTACATTTAATTTAAATACTGCAATTTCCATGATCAGTACAACTGTCGGTGCCGTATTTCGTTTTTATGAGAATCAGGCAGATGCTGTCGCACAGAATAATAATCATATCACCAACCTGACAAATTATAACGGAACAGACGGGCAGATCTTATATGTACTTGTGTCCAACGGAGCTTTCTGCAGCAAGATCGCAACTCTAACTTTAAAAAAAGAGGAAACACCGACAGCACTGCTTACCGCTTCCAGGCTAAAAATATGCGCGGGTGAATCTGTATTGGTAACAGCTTCCGGTGGAGCCACCTATCTGTGGAGTGATTCTACGGGTACCACTTCAGGGATAAGAACGGTAAATCCTACCCAGACTACCACCTATTCTGTACATGCCATCGGTGCCCAGGGATGTAAGTCTCCTGTGCCGGCACGCCTTACCATTGAGGTGGTTCCTGCTATCGTTTCAACGTTAAAAGGCGGGCCTATTTGTGACAGAGATATGATAACCCTGGATGCAGGTTCAGGACCGGAATATACCTATCAGTGGAGTTCCGGTGAAACCACTCAAACCATTACAACCGCCATTCCGGGAGAATATTCGGTAAAGATCAGTAACGGAGTATGTTCAGAAGAATTTAAGGCACAGGTTATTAGAGCTACAATTCCTGAAATTAAGAAAGCAGATTATAACGAAAACGGAACGATGATGCTTAAGGCAGACAATCCTAGCAACAGTACTCTGGAATATTCGATAGACAACGGAATGACCTGGCAGTCTTCAAATATATTCCATAATGTTCCACGAAATAAAATCATCCCGATCCGAATACGGGTGAAAAATACAAGCTGCGTCAGCTTCCTGGAATATTTCACCTTCATCATGCAAAACGTCATTACTCCTAATGGAGATCATCTAAACGATATTATTGATTTCAGAGGACTCAATAAGTATGAAAATTTCAGTGCCAGTATTTTTGACCGATACGGAAAAGAAGTCTATAAAGCTGAAAAAACAAAACCGTACTGGGACGGCTACTTTCAGGGCAAGCGTTTACCCACTGCTTCCTACTGGTATCAGGTAGCTTTTGAAAGCCCTGTCGGTAAAGAAAAGATCGTAAAAACCGGATGGATCTTACTGAAAAACTTTGAATAA
- a CDS encoding phospholipase, with protein sequence MKSIIIFFFIFSITCAQEGKFDTFNYRCTDGKIRPYIVYTPKNFPVNKKKPLIVFLHGSVSSPQLKKDPLDYIKKSKWVGLADRGGFFLLFCYGQQGATWFDEVGQDMIFKEIEVTKEEFNIDADKVFLSGFSDGGSGVLYTAMTNPFLFAGFIAMNGSLPVAAKLGKNGIFPQNSNNIPIYVINTTEDPLYPINQMTPVTGYLKQFNRNIIYKTPKGGHEMAYFDGEKDSLLTFIRKNSRISPFNASVETAVPARFSFISITKIDTESSSQEWHKKYSLKIFNDKADFGISYDYSFKGKGLKVSSIKNDSTTAGKMGIKKGDVILQMEDDIIKNAYDPFFYLIKKKAGDSTYVKILRENKALILSGKFNPGYYYEVFPQDLKMGKIVIVTKNREMTIKTSRVSELTLDFNSLKKQRIKLVKINEKYLSTKLKGVQKVEIQDQSVTATPF encoded by the coding sequence ATGAAAAGTATTATTATTTTTTTCTTCATTTTTTCAATTACCTGTGCGCAGGAAGGGAAATTCGATACATTCAATTACAGGTGTACTGACGGTAAAATCCGGCCTTACATTGTGTATACTCCAAAAAACTTCCCCGTAAATAAAAAAAAACCGCTGATCGTTTTTCTTCATGGCTCAGTTTCGAGTCCGCAACTAAAAAAAGACCCGCTGGATTATATAAAAAAATCAAAATGGGTCGGTCTGGCTGATCGGGGCGGCTTTTTTCTGCTTTTCTGTTACGGACAACAGGGAGCCACCTGGTTTGATGAGGTCGGACAGGATATGATATTTAAAGAAATCGAAGTGACAAAAGAGGAATTTAATATCGATGCTGACAAAGTATTCCTGAGTGGTTTCTCAGACGGGGGCTCAGGGGTTTTATACACTGCCATGACCAATCCGTTTCTCTTCGCTGGTTTTATTGCCATGAACGGAAGCTTACCTGTGGCCGCAAAATTGGGTAAAAACGGAATATTTCCCCAGAACAGCAATAATATTCCCATTTATGTGATTAACACTACCGAAGATCCGCTTTACCCCATTAATCAGATGACACCGGTGACCGGGTATCTGAAACAATTTAACCGTAATATTATTTACAAAACCCCAAAAGGCGGACATGAGATGGCTTATTTTGATGGCGAAAAAGACAGTCTCCTGACCTTTATCCGTAAAAACAGCCGCATCTCTCCTTTTAATGCATCTGTAGAAACAGCGGTACCAGCCCGGTTTTCCTTTATTTCTATTACAAAAATCGATACAGAGTCCTCATCACAGGAATGGCATAAAAAATACAGCCTGAAAATTTTTAATGATAAAGCAGATTTCGGAATATCATATGACTATTCATTTAAAGGAAAAGGACTTAAAGTCAGCTCTATAAAAAATGACAGTACAACAGCCGGAAAAATGGGAATAAAGAAAGGTGATGTCATTTTACAAATGGAAGATGACATCATAAAAAATGCCTATGATCCTTTTTTCTATCTTATAAAGAAGAAAGCCGGTGACAGCACTTATGTGAAAATACTAAGAGAAAACAAAGCATTGATTCTTTCCGGAAAATTTAATCCAGGATATTATTATGAAGTTTTTCCGCAAGATCTTAAGATGGGAAAAATTGTCATCGTAACCAAAAACAGGGAAATGACGATTAAGACCTCCCGGGTCTCTGAACTTACCCTCGATTTTAATTCCCTTAAAAAGCAAAGGATAAAGTTGGTGAAAATTAATGAAAAATATTTATCCACGAAACTAAAAGGTGTCCAAAAAGTAGAAATCCAGGATCAATCTGTAACCGCAACTCCTTTTTAA